In Oreochromis aureus strain Israel breed Guangdong linkage group 9, ZZ_aureus, whole genome shotgun sequence, the genomic window ctgggctgcaataactacaatactaccaccataatactacagtaatactaagatcataactgacatgaaaatctgaataatcactcagagctgcttttccatgcagtagaattgctaacatgctaacacagtttaatgagcagagttgttccaaacagtcaggctaaaatgacaagataacaatataaatacatacctcacagtaactgcacttgtagagtctctttctggtgtggatctgttggtgtcctCTCAGGTaatgtggagatttaaaagtcttctcacacaggtcacatttataaggtcgtccctcagtgtgggtaaacatgtgttgttgtaactTTGCATGTGTTGTAAAAtgtctgccacactgatcacagcagtacacatcatgtccagtgtgaatgcgtaggtgtcTATTTCGATTCCGTATATGGCTGAAAGTTTTCccacagatgtcacagctgtatgccttaattccagagtgggtaactagatgcctcTGTAAGCTACCACTTTGAgcaaaagctctgccacactgatcacagctgtacgctttaactccactgtggatgagttggtgttgttttagAGCATCCTTCCAGGAAAAagtctttccacacaagtcacagctgaacggtctctctccagtgtggatgacctgatgttTTTTTAGATTAGCCTTCccagtaaaatccttcccacactcgtcacaggtgtattttttctctccctttcttctgtgaggtttgtcggcctcctgagagcgctgacttctcgctccatgttggtcctgcagtgacagagatacaaacagaggcagtgagtgaaatgcagtcgtggaacaaactgaaccttcaaactccctccattaacactagttttaaacctgatggtggagtgtggcaccaaacaccttaaaggtctcttaTCACCACCTACTGGTAGTtctaacacattacatccaacctggtgTTAAAAATAAGTCTGGCTGCGATATAGATCATAagccccgcctcctccatgttagcagACGGGAGTGGGgtcagaaataaataaagcaatCTGCTCAGATAATTTTTCAATCATTAACTATAGATTAAAATAGTAAAGCCCAATATTTATGCACTGAAACCAACTACAGCTGTTTGGTAGCTtacattaaaataaagtttgtttcAAATATTCTGGTTAAAAGAAACAGTCTGGATGATTCTTAATAAGTTATTGTTCACAGTTACATGTACATTACTCTGTACAGCTTACATGCTCTGAGAGAAATAATTTGAAGCTTTAGTATTTCTTGTCCAATACCCAGGCAAGCGCTGAAACACCAGTTATAATACCTGCGTATGTTGGTGATCACAGTGCAGCAGCAGACTGAACAAGGACCGAAACCTGCTCCATCATATCATTTTTATCAATTTACAAAGCACCAACAACTCAAAACATATTGCAAAATCTGTTAGTATATAAGGCTTTGTCCTTTTCTGATAAACAGCTCATATGTCAGCTGTCAGCAGAGCTGTAGAAAGGAAAatatgtaagagaagaacttcagatcccgagtgtgtgaggacagagaggatcAGCTTCATTTCAGATTTGAGGGAAAAACTTTATCTTTCAGTTTGTGATGATTCTGTTCTCTTCGTGATTCCAGGAGCttccctcagattcagacctcagcaccacccagtgacagcagacaaatcatccaacatgttcacatgttaactgcaaaattaattgattaaacagtacaaaggttaaagtaccacaagatgtgctgtcagtgaaagctgcagctcttTTATTGATACATTTAAAGCAGTGCTGTCAatagattaaaaataataacctaataaataaactaataaatCGCTCAACTTTCTGTATTTAATCGCAATCAATTGATCAATATGCCTGAATGCAATTACACTTTTTGAACTTTATATATCTCCATGAATTTCTGATTTCTTCAATCATAATAAACTCAGTGTAACAGTTACTAGCTTTGTTCAATGTAGGAAAATGTCTGTTTGTAACCTGAGGGTTCTTACTTTTACtccttacatttaaaaaaacagatgtgTTACTTTTGGAGTTATTTCATCACTGCAGACATCAAACATCAAATCAATATGAAcctaaacagtaacacatgaaagGAAATCCTGTTCATGTACGTATCACCAGGGTGTGAAATataaaaagagatgaaagaggcAAAACTGTGAGTGGGccaatgtttttcttctttttgtttttgcacagcACCTGAATGACTGCAGGTGCTCATAAGTTGCAGTAACAATACTTCAGCATAGAggtgggcgatataagattttttcatatcatatgtttctttcatttcaggcgataactatatatatcacgatataagccaaataactgtatttgtaagatttaaatgtgccgttgctcacgagtaaaatgtgaaataatctgcagcttgttttgatttaaatatttatttcccataataagttcaacagggtagatgttagggctgcacgattaatcgttagaaaattgcgatctcaattcatacttatgtgcgatctcatttccaaatgtcaatggaaaattgtacttagtagtcagtataatcttttaataatataagtgAACATCTATGACCTGCCAAAAACACAATACTTAAGGTTGAAGCCAGGTGCTAAAAGACTACTCATCGGAGTGggagtatttttacttttattttgtgtttttgtaacatgtatATGATATGATTGATTAACCACATAATATTTTCGACTATTGCTGCATACATGGCCGTGAAAAGTGATGATAATGACTCCGACCTGTTGGAAcatgaagactttgtgtgattaatgacgatgtaacagaaaatgtataacaagatgttacatactgatatctcacttaaaagttatactgacaacaggagggaatgtcaatggaaaattgtacttagtagtcagtataatcttttaataatataagtttccatatatgcttagaggtgtataatcgattgtgtagtgataggatgtgtgatctttagtaggctgtaaaaggctttgtgtgcattccagggtGTTCTGTCATTtaaacccacatcctgggagcatgggagaggtcataccttgtcttattgttttatgataggataaacgtatctatgtctgttttagtctaagtgcctttagtttagatgaactgctggacttccagaccagcaggtttaaggaagtcatttatggggtcacactctgaccccacacacacatacacacacaaacacacacaatgatgtataaataaagaccagggcagtggcacgGCGCAAGTCTCAGAGCCCGCACTTCTGTGCGAGTGCTGTGGCTGCCCTTGCTTGCAAGTAaataactgcagtgtgtgtttctcctctttgattctcaactgaagaagtgttttagaataaatctGACACCAAAtgataatgatttttttaaaaaagactacgacgattgtaccgcattttggtACGGGaggtaatctgcatgaaaacaagcgctcactcttcctgctcaacaaatgaaaagggcggagccttataccacgtgatacagaagctgtgccgtgtgatgctcaaattggcaggaaaaaaaacaacggagaacacgtcagggatgatgagaaagtgacaggagaaaatccgtccctgtcaaccacccaaacatcaataacgggaaccttatacagcgcttccctatacacgtcgaactcctgcaggcacaaagaaattacggaggctattacttatcacctgaccaaagatatggctcccatcaacactgtgcaaaacgagggatttagaaaaatgatcaacaccctagacaaacgctacgcagtcccgcaactatttttctattgttgcactacctgctctatacacgcagtgtcgagcaacggtggagacggaatttcaagcagtacaacattttgcggcaacgacaaaatgtgaggcatttattgtttttatgtttatttattgtttttatgttcagtctcaactgttacgaagttgatgtgcagttaataagtgcaataaatatttatactggaaaagaaaatcgtgagagaatcgtgatctcaactctaagcaaaaaaaatcgtgattctcattttatgcaaaatcgtgcaggcatagtagatgtacttaaggaacatgagacttcagtttcagataaataaaggcaaatattgcaaactacacaaaacgcagccgctaaagcgtttaagttccaaaatagaacaaacaaaacagactaaattgtcaattccacttagaaagaaaattttaattctaaaaataaatcttagttcgttttacagaagaaaagacaaaattgactaacttttgtcaatatcaaataaactgagaactaaaaggaaattctcaatctctccttgttgtatagcttagcttttcaaacagttttaacagtgactttagtttgacaaaagccgaatgacgaatcagcgctttcagtcagagattgagcatgcaccgctttattgtatttccagacttgctttcggcacaatttacagtgcgcgctactctgttttttgtcagacttgaaatagccgaaataccttcacactacggaacttctgtggcccttccgctcaacaagctctccggcattggaaccatcataggttttcttttcggtaaccttcgctcacgctctcggttgatttttctctagtcggcaaactcatttccttcattacccgggctgcacggctgcaaaaacaaatacacatgtgcgccttggcacttgtgctgtacgtaacaagtcacgtgacgtgacgctgcggctgtgattggttcggctctgcgctacttaatttggattggctgttctttctttttttttttaagaggacaagagaggtgaggtctatcgcaatagtttaatttttctatcgagaaaaactTATTTcacaatacatatcgttatcgttctatcgcccagctctacttcagcatctagctaTCCATGCAGAAGACGAGCGAGCATAAATGGAGTAATATTTTTAagtggcaggtaatttcaaatgcagcatttctatcagctcaacaaacatcagcaaacacacaaactgtttgtgtgcagttttgtctcacagtgtgttgctggctaaaggtccagctgctgtacatcacatggagagaaaagaaagagagctaacttcactcagagatggagaaagataagacacacaggacaggagaggaagaagagaggttagatttaaagggaaggactgctcagtgggatttgatcaactgcagattaaagcttacatgtaagtCCTCATGTGTTAAAATCAGATATTGGGTCTGTACATGTGACTTTATGTTTTTTCATAAACTAAAAGATGCTGCAAAACAATCTGAGACATATTAACTGGAGTATTAAAAGATTGCATGAAGatcctctgcaggttagtgcaggataaacaggttagtttgctgaactgtgatggatttaaagtaaagaacagtgtgtgactggtgcacagtgacTGTGGTGCTCAAATCAGAGTTAgattacatcaagtgtagcagagattcaTTCAAACCTCAATTGAACTGGtcttaatcaaccaaagacccaggcaaacttttaattcatttgaaagcctgatgcttagcctcgtccaccccagctgtaaaactcagaaaccagtcttacttgttatcatctatcgtccacctgggccttacacagagtttctctctgatttctcagactttttatctgatttagtgctcagctcagataaaataattattgtgggtgattttaacatccatgcagatgctaaaaatgacagcctcaacatggcatttaatctgttattagactcaattggcttctctcaaaatgtaaaagaacccacccaccactttaatcacactctagatcttgttttaacatatggcacagaaactgaacatttaacagtgtttcctgaaaaccctctgctgtctgatcatttcctgataacatttacatttacaataattgattacacagcagtggagagtagactttatcaaagtagatgtctttctgaaagtgctgtaactaagtttaagaatataatccacccactgttatcatcttcaatgccctgtaccaacatagagcagagcagctatctgaacgctactccaacagaggtcgattatcttgttaataattttacctcctcactacgtacgactctggatactgtagctcctgggaaaactaaggcctcaaatcagtacctgactccgtggtataattctcaaacacgtaggctaaagcagataactcgtaagctggacaGGAAATGGCGTgccacaaatttagaggatcatcattaagcctggagaaatagtttgctgctttataagaaagccctccgcaaagccagaacatcttactattcgtcactgattgaagaaaataagaacaaccccaggtttctcttcagcactgtagccaggctgacaaacagtcagagctctactgagccaacaatccctttaacgttaactagtaatgacttcatgaacttcttcacaaagaaaattcttatcattagagaaaaaaattaccaataatcatcccacagatgtaatatcatctacagctactcttagtaccactGATATTCaattagactctttttctccaattgatctttctaagttaacttcaataattaattcctccaaaccatcaacgtgtcttttagaccccattcctacaaaactgctcaaagaagtcctgccattaattcattcttcaatcttaagtatgatcaacctatctctaataatcggctatgtaccacaggccttcaaggtggctgtagttaaacctttacttaaaaagccatctctagacccagcagtcttagctaattataggccaatctccaaccttcctttcatatcaaaaatccttgaaagagtagttgtcaaacagctaacagatcatctgcagaggaatggcttatttgaagagtttcagtcaggtttcagagctaatcacagcacagaaacagctttagtgaaggttacaaatgatcttcttatggcctctgacagtggactcatctctgtgcttgtcctgctagacctcagtgctgcgttcgatacggttgaccataatatcctattagagcgattagaacatgctgtaggtgttacaggtactgcactgcagtggtttgtatcatatctatctaatagactccaatttgttcaagtaaatggagagtcctcttcacacactaaggtcaattatggtgttccacagggttcagtgctaggaccaattctgtttacattatacatgcttcccctaggcagcatcattagaagacatagcataaattttcactgctatgcagatgacacacagctctatctatccatgaagccagataacacacaccaatcagctaaactgcaggaatgtattaaagacataaagacctgggtggccgctaactttctgcttcttaattcagataaaactgaggttattttactcggccctgaaaatcttagaaatatgttatctaagcagattcttactctggatggcattaccttggcctccagtaacactgtgaggaaccttggagtcatttttgaccaggacaaaGACTGTCATCAGGTGGCCGTCTGAacgctggacactcggagacctgtgtctctgagtgggataccagagatcacattaacacgtgtatctctgtattaacaaacatcccagtttggcccagtttatttttcttatcattgttgtgaggagaccataaatagcatttgcattttcttttgtacagttcatttgctgttctccaaaagttgaaaaAAATTGGCGCTGTTTAagtaacactgaattgaatgaaaattgaataaataacactactactactactaataataataataatcacaataataataataataataataataatactaaagaATAATAATTGCTTTTGACTTCTTAAtgtttgtaaatataatttaaaaatacatactaCAGTATAATATACAACACAGTatggctgccacaaacgattattttgatagtcgactagtcaacgattatttttgcgattagtcgactaatcagagcatgcatccattggacgtaaaacgcaccagcatgcatctgctcttatataactatcattagcttatagctttaagtgtttaaggtatgtgctaactaaaaatacagacaagatgatagtttattaaattttaatgaaatttgcagattgttttggtgaagtttaataaactccttgctatctaaaatataacaggacactggagtatattctcgagcatctcacacttctgagaATCAGGTGTCTGCTTGaagtttattcagctgtgtaaaaactataactttaatgtcagccaaaccaatttactcaggaacaaatactaaaagaaagccaaacaataacatgtttaagttatctaagtgacttacgtatgtttaacctgagtagcgatagactgcggtgggtttgaaaacgatttgccgggagtccggtgttttcacgggctctagtgagccttgcccccggctagctatcgagctagtgggtaacagacgtctccccaaacgtcggagcgcttttgaaaatatgtggtgtcttgataaactgagcggatatttgaggtttacacagctacattcgcgcctgaaaatatgttaaacgtttattttgtgacccagaaagaataataagagtagtattaaaactaactagctgccgccattgttgcaaactgagcagggccgcgctatgaattctgggagaGAGCTACTTCTTCTTTGGGGTTTAACgacagctggcatccttgtacatgcagtgctgccatcttctgtttcagtccgttattacactcttaaatactacaacttattcctgcgtcttttgggatcttacaaagcttcaaacgacgcgtcgactattaaatcagtcgtcgacgtaatcgtgactagtcgactaatcgtggcagccctacaaCACAGTCATATAAAAGGTTAGAAGTATGAGAGTTTTAGACGTGACTGATTATTTGGTGAAACTGTGATATTTTcctcaccttctgtgttgagctcattgtttcctctgtagtgactcagctgagtccagatggctgaaaatgttcct contains:
- the LOC120441685 gene encoding zinc finger protein 431-like: MSSTQKDQHGARSQRSQEADKPHRRKGEKKYTCDECGKDFTGKANLKKHQVIHTGERPFSCDLCGKTFSWKDALKQHQLIHSGVKAYSCDQCGRAFAQSGSLQRHLVTHSGIKAYSCDICGKTFSHIRNRNRHLRIHTGHDVYCCDQCGRHFTTHAKLQQHMFTHTEGRPYKCDLCEKTFKSPHYLRGHQQIHTRKRLYKCSYCEKQSDTDGSSSHSCHHCGGGKDFRCDLCGKTFSHQYTLKVHQRKHTGDKLKYCKECGRSFTTSSRLKRHELIHSGVKKHLCDQCGSSFITASHLEKHKRVHTGEKPFKCRDSDKSFSQSGNRIFPERAHMEGNYSCDQCDKSFRNLSSYSEHKRSHVTNKLFHCYQCAQTFTSLSALCKHQRDHSGLKSLPSLDHSESEETERSS